In Hahella sp. KA22, one genomic interval encodes:
- a CDS encoding DUF4129 domain-containing protein, protein MNPANINFRLRPRDHYEAVDLGCQFVRRWWKQLYAVWLLTMTPVAALCWLLIDDINYVSIAVWWVKPLFERGQLYFLSRAVFGAPPTIKETLRQTPKLMFLQCFATLTWRRFSPTRSFDLPVIQLEGLKGKSRQQRMTVLHRDNAASVSFWVTIVGVHLENFLMLAAIGLVVMFIPQGVQLEWETVFEAAPLYTTCYFVGMALVGPVYAASGFSLYLNRRITLEGWDLELIFRQLGQRLDDSRGSVHSGDGGAARRVTQAMCLVLALGALALPPSGSVRAETATEQTETAESQNWDAERSALTPDKAKEDIEKILKGSDFRNIVKKEAPKFWKEWEDRQEEKREKQLDDFTSSNFSFGEYFAQIFKLLIWATLIGLILYLLYRYRDSILALSWMPRIERKEKSKPTHVFDLDIREESLPPQLADEAWALWEQGRHRDALGLLYRGGLSRLVHRHGLRLNRGATEGDCVAMVKRRQGGALSDYFAVLTRVWQHLAYAHELPTAERFQELCRGWRDVFDVEREGGEHAAQ, encoded by the coding sequence GTGAACCCCGCTAATATCAATTTCCGTTTACGCCCCCGGGACCACTACGAAGCGGTGGACCTGGGCTGTCAGTTTGTGCGTCGCTGGTGGAAGCAACTCTACGCAGTATGGCTGTTGACGATGACGCCGGTGGCGGCGTTGTGCTGGCTGCTGATTGACGATATTAACTACGTCAGTATCGCTGTGTGGTGGGTGAAGCCGCTGTTTGAGCGTGGGCAACTGTATTTTCTGAGTCGCGCAGTGTTTGGCGCGCCTCCGACGATTAAAGAAACCCTGCGGCAAACGCCGAAACTGATGTTTCTGCAATGTTTCGCCACGCTGACCTGGCGGCGTTTCAGTCCGACCCGTTCCTTTGACTTGCCGGTTATTCAGTTGGAAGGCTTAAAAGGCAAGAGCCGGCAGCAACGTATGACAGTGCTGCATCGTGATAATGCGGCGTCCGTCAGCTTTTGGGTCACCATCGTCGGCGTGCATCTGGAGAACTTTCTGATGCTCGCCGCTATCGGGCTGGTTGTCATGTTTATTCCGCAAGGCGTGCAGCTGGAGTGGGAGACCGTTTTTGAGGCTGCGCCGCTGTACACCACTTGTTACTTCGTCGGCATGGCCTTAGTTGGTCCTGTCTACGCCGCCAGTGGTTTCTCTTTGTACCTGAATCGCCGCATTACGCTGGAAGGCTGGGATCTTGAGCTGATTTTCCGTCAGCTGGGGCAGCGACTGGATGATAGTCGGGGATCGGTTCATTCCGGCGACGGCGGGGCTGCGCGCCGGGTGACTCAGGCGATGTGTCTGGTCCTGGCGTTGGGCGCCCTGGCGCTTCCTCCCTCTGGTTCCGTTCGGGCGGAGACGGCGACGGAACAGACCGAAACTGCGGAAAGCCAAAACTGGGACGCGGAAAGATCCGCGCTGACCCCGGACAAGGCGAAAGAAGATATCGAGAAGATCCTGAAAGGATCGGACTTCCGTAATATCGTCAAGAAAGAGGCGCCCAAGTTCTGGAAGGAGTGGGAAGACCGCCAGGAAGAAAAGCGCGAAAAGCAGTTGGATGACTTCACAAGCTCCAACTTTTCCTTTGGCGAATACTTCGCCCAGATCTTCAAATTACTGATCTGGGCGACGCTGATTGGCCTGATTTTATATCTGCTGTATCGCTATCGGGATTCCATCCTGGCGCTGTCTTGGATGCCTCGCATTGAGCGTAAGGAGAAGAGCAAGCCGACCCATGTGTTTGATCTTGATATTCGTGAAGAGTCCCTGCCGCCGCAATTAGCCGACGAGGCCTGGGCGTTGTGGGAACAAGGACGACATCGGGACGCCCTGGGTCTGTTATACCGCGGCGGCCTGTCCCGTTTGGTGCATCGCCATGGTCTGCGTTTGAATCGCGGCGCCACAGAAGGGGATTGCGTGGCGATGGTGAAGCGGCGTCAGGGCGGCGCGCTCAGCGACTATTTCGCGGTTTTGACCCGGGTCTGGCAGCATTTGGCCTACGCCCACGAACTGCCCACTGCCGAGCGTTTTCAGGAGCTGTGCCGGGGCTGGCGCGACGTGTTTGATGTAGAGCGGGAAGGAGGCGAGCATGCAGCGCAGTAA